The Pocillopora verrucosa isolate sample1 chromosome 14, ASM3666991v2, whole genome shotgun sequence genome has a segment encoding these proteins:
- the LOC131794855 gene encoding uncharacterized protein, with protein sequence MDTSDSEHDISSSPKSESKFGHSYEDERFARAEEAKVADPKDSPIVWGRQESIFLAESSTSSEDIQTIYTERCETAPLTTASESANTITEEPDFSDEFELVADFSEGDFTVENEGNSGSLEDEARTNFLSKKFKILTSSQTSTKTQTDTEGRSDEKVAAQNCQEINFCARKLELVETNGKKTGIGHSDQRVMAKAKGMSHGQDKPIEGNRRKIENLMIENLMNKAKKLKEWDFHNPKHCTDCRKMKASVASKTFLKRKVEVAKRAEFEERLQLHLYHKDSATLLAEIVNSCTKPSESPAEVWEKLLCTERKI encoded by the exons ATGGACACATCTGATAGCGAACATGACATCTCTTCCTCTCCGAAGTCTGAAAGCAAATTTGGACATTCTTATGAGGATGAAAGATTTGCAAGAGCAGAAGAAGCTAAAGTAGCTGATCCTAAAGACTCTCCTATTGTTTGGGGTAGACAAGAAAGTATATTTCTTGCTGAATCTTCGACTTCTTCGGAAGACATTCAAACTATATACACTGAAAGGTGTGAAACGGCTCCACTTACAACCGCAAGTGAATCAGCAAATACGATAACAGAAGAACCAGATTTTTCTGATGAGTTTGAATTAGTTGCCGATTTTAGCGAGGGAGACTTTACAGTAGAG AATGAAGGCAATAGTGGATCATTAGAGGACGAAGCGCGAACCAATTTCTTAAGCAAGAAGTTTAAAATTCTCACCTCATCCCAGACAAGCACCAAGACACAAACTGACACGGAGGGAAGAAGTGACGAAAAAGTTGCTG CCCAAAACTGTCAGGAAATCAACTTCTGTGCAAGGAAATTGGAATTGGTGGAaacaaatggaaagaaaactggaatAGGACACT CTGACCAGAGAGTGATGGCAAAGGCAAAAGGGATGTCACATGGACAGGATAAACCCATTGAGGGTAACAGAAGAAAGATtgaaaatttaatgattgagAACTTGATGAACAAGGCAAAAAAG CTTAAAGAATGGGACTTCCACAATCCTAAACACTGCACTGACTGCAG GAAAATGAAGGCTAGTGTTGCAAGCAAgacttttttgaaaagaaaggtGGAGGTAGCAAAGAGAGCTGAGTTTGAAGAGAGACTTCAGTTACATTTGTATCACAAG GATTCTGCTACCCTCCTTGCTGAAATAGTGAATTCTTGTACAAAGCCATCTGAATCCCCAGCTGAAGTTTGGGAAAAACTACTTtgcacagaaagaaaaatatga
- the LOC131794816 gene encoding serine-rich adhesin for platelets isoform X1: MGSKSKTKAAADSPVAQVLNVNLTNSKFGFVSKAGWKGKSPVSSSRRVFLEPDLDLLGGFAFLSFASLDELESHIESNETTSTAINVNVRQKRKKEVSAGIIEEKLGLYAPPSKKKAATGKKKVAKKSCPLTTDALVLSREKTDTASVASAFLNDRELSQSIPANDSGDASENNDLSLSVFSEISLLCSETVDLGDDEDSQQDVNQASAKSVATKNVEDVVADLSATGKVNEVESEGVGTSSDLILRKKKKKKRKHEHCDQTSQTKFRIKKRGKHESKVPDTERTQKENTENLGDDDSLTLQDVENVQFEGSNNEEGKKTQGPSSLLKPKMEKSWSARTIAWPIRGGFWKNKQNTSESVGALQSLNLTSNLSSELSLPKEGPGAEKISQDVLTPISSDQEVDIGDETTTISVFSDLSDNSSETDTIDGSGCFLLNNKIQKVEKEESEKGTEVTEVDIETVGRETSKNFLVVSGVEASHFSYHPGMTKDGTIDTSIQAWPNEIDIFLQCAKMQEGEVIKIIKPDDSEDLHSHMSQKNGRDPNTVKATRSATERKRRHHLGDLFNDMKVEVFTDLVDVDLYFSKQAILSKGISTVEELAKESRDLINTKNELIKANKELQEKRNLLMFGKISINVDPAKVDAILKHLNITVEEEDVSKSEENLSRKQDVAVIASNESKGAMEPCVKGRPRAKKTLLSPVAWISNISNKPALKNREEPQSLRVPPKKTTIEGALETSKDILGLVASSTETSPSVNSNASCESQSQKVGQDQSKLFTHLPHIFLTDSSTAKSKPSLESTSQEEQKANLVKILPKPGIPILQLHPTQQKVIMETLGQVRQPSSDKIICNLSRLSTQQNPSSSSGIRIIRSDGPFMKNLESKNVMHITITGTNNTSKKADEVSLNTSLASTLTTSQQVSATPSVKMPNFVTGGTTKIPEVSRIQTPAVQKHVKSALLVSKLPLIPENAEGAILNTSLGTTLTTSQQGSATPSLTVSNFVTVGAAKIPQAPGISTSPVAQKNDENTVLVSQIPVKPLPTAQVIIDGKQYGVLTSTSNTPTSDIALRALASLNQLQANKVPQAGTVTSPASLTLTPVAGILSGLKNVVMKVVPRQPDTCSSTTDLPTVSMATGTPKFQGSQVHLTSSKQTFSSTTKHPQISVIPIIPISSSSPLNTSLSSLTQNSLPSSPSTSTNSTNSGANVPLIKTCLDPFNLVPKQIAASSPLASSPPISSSTCTATLLSTPVVSTPVVASTTVSVEPSHATTALDLGTTEINNQVDDLVRTAQSSPKIPDDIFKEESSHSSTVLTQEMLQIPGLEQNPDVPLAKLPEVIENLVDLDKNTDDEKSPDPLSESEESHSKESPVCGVTRSLHASGIQVDKTSVSAWSSFNVKKATSPLKVEIKDFRKGTSSVESKWKIITEFHPQLERKVPYQSEVD; encoded by the exons ATGGGAAGCAAGTCCAAGACGAAGGCTGCGGCAGATAGCCCTGTTGCTCAAGTTTTGAACGTCAATTTGACGAATTCCAAGTTTGGATTTGTATCTAAAGCGGGATGGAAGGGTAAATCGCCTGTAAGCTCTTCTAGAAGAGTTTTTCTGGAGCCCGATTTGGACCTCCTTGGTGGGTTTGCGTTCTTATCCTTCGCGTCGCTCGATGAACTCGAAAGTCATATCGAAAGCAACGAAACGACATCTACGGCCATCAACGTAAATGTGCGccagaagaggaaaaaagaagtcAGCGCTGGAATTATTGAGGAAAAATTGGGCCTGTATGCTCCACCAAGCAAGAAAAAAGCTGCTACCGGTAAGAAAAAAGTTGCCAAGAAATCTTGTCCCTTGACAACCGACGCGTTGGTATTGTCAAGGGAGAAAACCGACACTGCCTCAGTCGCGAGCGCGTTTTTAAATGATCGAGAGCTTTCTCAATCTATCCCAGCAAATGATTCTGGTGACGCAAGCGAAAACAATGATCTGTCTTTGAGCGTTTTCTCCGAAATTTCGCTTTTGTGCTCCGAAACTGTGGATTTAGGGGATGATGAAGATTCACAACAGGACGTAAACCAAGCTTCTGCAAAATCTGTGGCTACTAAGAATGTAGAAGATGTTGTAGCTGACTTATCAGCTACTGGTAAGGTGAATGAGGTTGAATCAGAAGGGGTTGGCACATCATCTGATTTGATTcttagaaagaaaaagaagaaaaaaaggaaacatgaaCATTGTGATCAAACAAGTCAAACCAAATTTAGAATAAAGAAACGAGGCAAACATGAATCAAAAGTCCCAGATACAGAGAGAacccaaaaagaaaatacagagAACTTAGGAGATGATGATAGTCTTACATTACAAGATGTGGAAAATGTACAATTTGAAGGCAGCAATAATGAAGAGGGAAAGAAGACTCAAGGGCCATCATCACTGTTAAAaccaaaaatggaaaaatcctGGAGTGCACGAACCATAGCATGGCCTATTAGAGGTGGtttttggaaaaataaacagaacactTCTGAGTCAGTGGGTGCTCTGCAGTCACTGAATTTGACTAGTAATTTATCTTCTGAGCTAAGTCTACCCAAAGAGGGGCCTGGGGCAGAGAAAATTTCACAGGATGTTTTAACACCAATCAGCAGTGACCAAGAAGTTGATATTGGTGACGAAACAACAACCATCAGTGTTTTTTCTGATTTGAGTGACAATTCCTCAGAAACAGACACAATTGATGGTAGTGGTTGTTTTCTCTTGAATAATAAGATCCAAaaggttgaaaaagaagaatcagagaaggGAACAGAAGTTACAGAAGTTGACATTGAAACCGTTGGGAGAGAAACAAGTAAGAACTTTCTTGTGGTGAGTGGCGTGGAGGCCAGTCACTTCAGTTACCACCCTGGAATGACCAAAGATGGAACAATTGATACATCAATTCAAGCATGGCCAAATGAGATTGACATTTTCTTGCAATGTGCCAAAATGCAGGAAGGGGAGGTGATCAAGATAATTAAACCTGATGATTCTGAAGACTTACACTCCCATATGTCACAGAAAAATGGTCGTGATCCAAACACTGTTAAAGCAACAAGGAGTGCCACAGAAAGAAAGCGGCGTCACCACCTGGGTGATCTGTTCAATGACATGAAGGTGGAGGTGTTTACTGACCTTGTTGATGTAGACTTGTACTTTAGCAAACAAGCTATTCTCAGCAAAGGAATCAGTACAGTGGAAGAATTAGCAAAAGAGTCAAGAGATTTAATTAACACAAAAAATGAGCTTATAAAAGCTAACAAAGAACTTcaggagaaaagaaatttactaatgtttggaaaaatttcaattaatgtTGATCCTGCAAAGGTTGATGCCATATTAAAGCACCTCAACATTACTGTAGAGGAAGAAGATGTCTCAAAATCAGAAGAAAATTTGAGCAGGAAACAAGATGTAGCTGTGATAGCAAGTAACGAATCTAAAGGTGCAATGGAACCTTGTGTCAAGGGTCGTCCACGGGCAAAGAAGACATTGCTGTCTCCTGTGGCATGGATTTCCAATATCAGTAACAAACCAGCACTGAAAAACAGAGAAGAACCACAAAGCTTAAGAGTTCCTCCAAAGAAAACTACCATAGAGGGTGCTTTGGAAACATCAAAAGATATTTTAGGTTTAGTGGCATCCTCCACAGAGACATCGCCTTCAGTCAATTCAAATGCATCATGCGAAAGTCAAAGTCAGAAAGTGGGTCAAGATCAATCAAAATTATTCACCCACCTGCCACATATTTTCTTGACAGACAGCAGCACAGCAAAAAGCAAGCCATCCCTGGAATCAACCAGTCAAGAGGAACAAAAGGCaaatttggtgaaaattttGCCCAAGCCAGGTATTCCTATTCTTCAGTTACATCCAACTCAGCAGAAAGTGATCATGGAAACTCTTGGACAGGTGAGGCAGCCATCCAGCGATAAAATTATTTGCAATCTCTCACGGTTGAGTACCCAACAGAATCCCAGCAGTTCTTCTGGAATTCGAATCATTAGGAGTGATGGCCCATTCATGAAGAACCTAGAAAGTAAGAATGTTATGCATATCACCATTACTGGTACAAATAATACTTCAAAAAAAGCAGATGAAGTCAGTTTGAACACTTCTTTGGCATCCACATTGACAACAAGTCAGCAAGTTTCAGCAACCCCCAGTGTAAAGATGCCAAATTTTGTCACAGGAGGGACTACTAAAATACCTGAAGTCTCTAGAATCCAGACACCTGCTGTGCAAAAACATGTCAAGAGTGCACTCTTAGTTTCCAAGCTTCCTCTGATACCTGAAAATGCAGAGGGTGCAATTTTAAACACTTCTTTGGGAACCACATTGACAACAAGTCAGCAAGGTTCAGCAACACCCAGCTTAACGGTgtcaaattttgttacagtAGGGGCTGCTAAAATACCTCAAGCACCTGGGATTTCAACATCACCCGTAGCgcaaaaaaatgatgaaaatacaGTCTTAGTCTCACAGATTCCTGTAAAACCTTTACCAACAGCACAAGTTATCATTGATGGAAAACAGTATGGTGTGTTAACTTCAACCAGCAACACACCAACTTCTGACATTGCACTGAGAGCACTAGCTTCTCTTAACCAATTACAAGCCAACAAGGTCCCTCAAGCAGGAACAGTTACAAGCCCAGCAAGTCTGACTTTAACTCCTGTAGCTGGAATCTTAAGTGGTCTAAAAAATGTTGTAATGAAAGTAGTTCCTAGGCAACCTGACACTTGCTCGTCAACAACTGACTTGCCAACAGTATCCATGGCTACAGGCACACCAAAATTTCAGGGCAGCCAAGTTCACCTGACAtcttcaaaacaaactttttcatcCACAACAAAACACCCGCAGATCTCTGTTATACCAATAATTCCTATTTCTAGTTCTTCTCCTCTGAACACAAGCCTCTCATCATTAACTCAAAATTCCTTGCCATCTTCTCCAAGTACAAGTACCAATAGTACCAATAGTGGTGCTAATGTACCTCTGATTAAAACATGTTTAGATCCATTCAATCTAGTTCCAAAACAAATTGCAGCATCAAGTCCACTTGCGTCAAGCCCACCCATTTCAAGCTCCACCTGTACAGCCACTCTTCTGTCCACGCCTGTTGTGTCAACACCCGTTGTGGCATCTACAACAGTGTCTGTAGAGCCAAGTCATGCCACTACTGCCTTAGATTTGGGAACTACTGAAATCAATAATCAAGTGGATGACTTGGTAAGAACTGCTCAAAGTTCTCCCAAGATTCCTGATGATATATTTAAAGAAGAATCATCACATTCTTCAACAGTTTTGACCCAGGAGATGCTACAAATACCAGGCTTAGAGCAAAATCCAGATGTGCCCCTGGCAAAACTGCCAGAGGTTATTGAAAATCTGGTTGATTTGGACAAGAACACAGATGATGAAAAATCACCAGATCCTTTAAGTGAGTCTGAGGAAAGCCACTCTAAAGAATCACCAGTTTGTGGTGTAACCAGGTCACTGCATGCTTCAGGAATACAAGTGGATAAAACCTCAGTCTCTGCATGGAGTTCTTTCAATGTGAAAAAAGCTACCAGCCCACTAAAAGTGGAAATCAAAGACTTCAGAAAAG GTACAAGTTCTGTGGAATCTAAGTGGAAAATCATAACTGAG tttcatccTCAGTTAGAAAGGAAAGTACCCTACCAGAGTGAGGTTGATTAA
- the LOC131794816 gene encoding serine-rich adhesin for platelets isoform X2 yields the protein MGSKSKTKAAADSPVAQVLNVNLTNSKFGFVSKAGWKGKSPVSSSRRVFLEPDLDLLGGFAFLSFASLDELESHIESNETTSTAINVNVRQKRKKEVSAGIIEEKLGLYAPPSKKKAATGKKKVAKKSCPLTTDALVLSREKTDTASVASAFLNDRELSQSIPANDSGDASENNDLSLSVFSEISLLCSETVDLGDDEDSQQDVNQASAKSVATKNVEDVVADLSATGKVNEVESEGVGTSSDLILRKKKKKKRKHEHCDQTSQTKFRIKKRGKHESKVPDTERTQKENTENLGDDDSLTLQDVENVQFEGSNNEEGKKTQGPSSLLKPKMEKSWSARTIAWPIRGGFWKNKQNTSESVGALQSLNLTSNLSSELSLPKEGPGAEKISQDVLTPISSDQEVDIGDETTTISVFSDLSDNSSETDTIDGSGCFLLNNKIQKVEKEESEKGTEVTEVDIETVGRETSKNFLVVSGVEASHFSYHPGMTKDGTIDTSIQAWPNEIDIFLQCAKMQEGEVIKIIKPDDSEDLHSHMSQKNGRDPNTVKATRSATERKRRHHLGDLFNDMKVEVFTDLVDVDLYFSKQAILSKGISTVEELAKESRDLINTKNELIKANKELQEKRNLLMFGKISINVDPAKVDAILKHLNITVEEEDVSKSEENLSRKQDVAVIASNESKGAMEPCVKGRPRAKKTLLSPVAWISNISNKPALKNREEPQSLRVPPKKTTIEGALETSKDILGLVASSTETSPSVNSNASCESQSQKVGQDQSKLFTHLPHIFLTDSSTAKSKPSLESTSQEEQKANLVKILPKPGIPILQLHPTQQKVIMETLGQVRQPSSDKIICNLSRLSTQQNPSSSSGIRIIRSDGPFMKNLESKNVMHITITGTNNTSKKADEVSLNTSLASTLTTSQQVSATPSVKMPNFVTGGTTKIPEVSRIQTPAVQKHVKSALLVSKLPLIPENAEGAILNTSLGTTLTTSQQGSATPSLTVSNFVTVGAAKIPQAPGISTSPVAQKNDENTVLVSQIPVKPLPTAQVIIDGKQYGVLTSTSNTPTSDIALRALASLNQLQANKVPQAGTVTSPASLTLTPVAGILSGLKNVVMKVVPRQPDTCSSTTDLPTVSMATGTPKFQGSQVHLTSSKQTFSSTTKHPQISVIPIIPISSSSPLNTSLSSLTQNSLPSSPSTSTNSTNSGANVPLIKTCLDPFNLVPKQIAASSPLASSPPISSSTCTATLLSTPVVSTPVVASTTVSVEPSHATTALDLGTTEINNQVDDLVRTAQSSPKIPDDIFKEESSHSSTVLTQEMLQIPGLEQNPDVPLAKLPEVIENLVDLDKNTDDEKSPDPLSESEESHSKESPVCGVTRSLHASGIQVDKTSVSAWSSFNVKKATSPLKVEIKDFRKVSSSVRKESTLPE from the exons ATGGGAAGCAAGTCCAAGACGAAGGCTGCGGCAGATAGCCCTGTTGCTCAAGTTTTGAACGTCAATTTGACGAATTCCAAGTTTGGATTTGTATCTAAAGCGGGATGGAAGGGTAAATCGCCTGTAAGCTCTTCTAGAAGAGTTTTTCTGGAGCCCGATTTGGACCTCCTTGGTGGGTTTGCGTTCTTATCCTTCGCGTCGCTCGATGAACTCGAAAGTCATATCGAAAGCAACGAAACGACATCTACGGCCATCAACGTAAATGTGCGccagaagaggaaaaaagaagtcAGCGCTGGAATTATTGAGGAAAAATTGGGCCTGTATGCTCCACCAAGCAAGAAAAAAGCTGCTACCGGTAAGAAAAAAGTTGCCAAGAAATCTTGTCCCTTGACAACCGACGCGTTGGTATTGTCAAGGGAGAAAACCGACACTGCCTCAGTCGCGAGCGCGTTTTTAAATGATCGAGAGCTTTCTCAATCTATCCCAGCAAATGATTCTGGTGACGCAAGCGAAAACAATGATCTGTCTTTGAGCGTTTTCTCCGAAATTTCGCTTTTGTGCTCCGAAACTGTGGATTTAGGGGATGATGAAGATTCACAACAGGACGTAAACCAAGCTTCTGCAAAATCTGTGGCTACTAAGAATGTAGAAGATGTTGTAGCTGACTTATCAGCTACTGGTAAGGTGAATGAGGTTGAATCAGAAGGGGTTGGCACATCATCTGATTTGATTcttagaaagaaaaagaagaaaaaaaggaaacatgaaCATTGTGATCAAACAAGTCAAACCAAATTTAGAATAAAGAAACGAGGCAAACATGAATCAAAAGTCCCAGATACAGAGAGAacccaaaaagaaaatacagagAACTTAGGAGATGATGATAGTCTTACATTACAAGATGTGGAAAATGTACAATTTGAAGGCAGCAATAATGAAGAGGGAAAGAAGACTCAAGGGCCATCATCACTGTTAAAaccaaaaatggaaaaatcctGGAGTGCACGAACCATAGCATGGCCTATTAGAGGTGGtttttggaaaaataaacagaacactTCTGAGTCAGTGGGTGCTCTGCAGTCACTGAATTTGACTAGTAATTTATCTTCTGAGCTAAGTCTACCCAAAGAGGGGCCTGGGGCAGAGAAAATTTCACAGGATGTTTTAACACCAATCAGCAGTGACCAAGAAGTTGATATTGGTGACGAAACAACAACCATCAGTGTTTTTTCTGATTTGAGTGACAATTCCTCAGAAACAGACACAATTGATGGTAGTGGTTGTTTTCTCTTGAATAATAAGATCCAAaaggttgaaaaagaagaatcagagaaggGAACAGAAGTTACAGAAGTTGACATTGAAACCGTTGGGAGAGAAACAAGTAAGAACTTTCTTGTGGTGAGTGGCGTGGAGGCCAGTCACTTCAGTTACCACCCTGGAATGACCAAAGATGGAACAATTGATACATCAATTCAAGCATGGCCAAATGAGATTGACATTTTCTTGCAATGTGCCAAAATGCAGGAAGGGGAGGTGATCAAGATAATTAAACCTGATGATTCTGAAGACTTACACTCCCATATGTCACAGAAAAATGGTCGTGATCCAAACACTGTTAAAGCAACAAGGAGTGCCACAGAAAGAAAGCGGCGTCACCACCTGGGTGATCTGTTCAATGACATGAAGGTGGAGGTGTTTACTGACCTTGTTGATGTAGACTTGTACTTTAGCAAACAAGCTATTCTCAGCAAAGGAATCAGTACAGTGGAAGAATTAGCAAAAGAGTCAAGAGATTTAATTAACACAAAAAATGAGCTTATAAAAGCTAACAAAGAACTTcaggagaaaagaaatttactaatgtttggaaaaatttcaattaatgtTGATCCTGCAAAGGTTGATGCCATATTAAAGCACCTCAACATTACTGTAGAGGAAGAAGATGTCTCAAAATCAGAAGAAAATTTGAGCAGGAAACAAGATGTAGCTGTGATAGCAAGTAACGAATCTAAAGGTGCAATGGAACCTTGTGTCAAGGGTCGTCCACGGGCAAAGAAGACATTGCTGTCTCCTGTGGCATGGATTTCCAATATCAGTAACAAACCAGCACTGAAAAACAGAGAAGAACCACAAAGCTTAAGAGTTCCTCCAAAGAAAACTACCATAGAGGGTGCTTTGGAAACATCAAAAGATATTTTAGGTTTAGTGGCATCCTCCACAGAGACATCGCCTTCAGTCAATTCAAATGCATCATGCGAAAGTCAAAGTCAGAAAGTGGGTCAAGATCAATCAAAATTATTCACCCACCTGCCACATATTTTCTTGACAGACAGCAGCACAGCAAAAAGCAAGCCATCCCTGGAATCAACCAGTCAAGAGGAACAAAAGGCaaatttggtgaaaattttGCCCAAGCCAGGTATTCCTATTCTTCAGTTACATCCAACTCAGCAGAAAGTGATCATGGAAACTCTTGGACAGGTGAGGCAGCCATCCAGCGATAAAATTATTTGCAATCTCTCACGGTTGAGTACCCAACAGAATCCCAGCAGTTCTTCTGGAATTCGAATCATTAGGAGTGATGGCCCATTCATGAAGAACCTAGAAAGTAAGAATGTTATGCATATCACCATTACTGGTACAAATAATACTTCAAAAAAAGCAGATGAAGTCAGTTTGAACACTTCTTTGGCATCCACATTGACAACAAGTCAGCAAGTTTCAGCAACCCCCAGTGTAAAGATGCCAAATTTTGTCACAGGAGGGACTACTAAAATACCTGAAGTCTCTAGAATCCAGACACCTGCTGTGCAAAAACATGTCAAGAGTGCACTCTTAGTTTCCAAGCTTCCTCTGATACCTGAAAATGCAGAGGGTGCAATTTTAAACACTTCTTTGGGAACCACATTGACAACAAGTCAGCAAGGTTCAGCAACACCCAGCTTAACGGTgtcaaattttgttacagtAGGGGCTGCTAAAATACCTCAAGCACCTGGGATTTCAACATCACCCGTAGCgcaaaaaaatgatgaaaatacaGTCTTAGTCTCACAGATTCCTGTAAAACCTTTACCAACAGCACAAGTTATCATTGATGGAAAACAGTATGGTGTGTTAACTTCAACCAGCAACACACCAACTTCTGACATTGCACTGAGAGCACTAGCTTCTCTTAACCAATTACAAGCCAACAAGGTCCCTCAAGCAGGAACAGTTACAAGCCCAGCAAGTCTGACTTTAACTCCTGTAGCTGGAATCTTAAGTGGTCTAAAAAATGTTGTAATGAAAGTAGTTCCTAGGCAACCTGACACTTGCTCGTCAACAACTGACTTGCCAACAGTATCCATGGCTACAGGCACACCAAAATTTCAGGGCAGCCAAGTTCACCTGACAtcttcaaaacaaactttttcatcCACAACAAAACACCCGCAGATCTCTGTTATACCAATAATTCCTATTTCTAGTTCTTCTCCTCTGAACACAAGCCTCTCATCATTAACTCAAAATTCCTTGCCATCTTCTCCAAGTACAAGTACCAATAGTACCAATAGTGGTGCTAATGTACCTCTGATTAAAACATGTTTAGATCCATTCAATCTAGTTCCAAAACAAATTGCAGCATCAAGTCCACTTGCGTCAAGCCCACCCATTTCAAGCTCCACCTGTACAGCCACTCTTCTGTCCACGCCTGTTGTGTCAACACCCGTTGTGGCATCTACAACAGTGTCTGTAGAGCCAAGTCATGCCACTACTGCCTTAGATTTGGGAACTACTGAAATCAATAATCAAGTGGATGACTTGGTAAGAACTGCTCAAAGTTCTCCCAAGATTCCTGATGATATATTTAAAGAAGAATCATCACATTCTTCAACAGTTTTGACCCAGGAGATGCTACAAATACCAGGCTTAGAGCAAAATCCAGATGTGCCCCTGGCAAAACTGCCAGAGGTTATTGAAAATCTGGTTGATTTGGACAAGAACACAGATGATGAAAAATCACCAGATCCTTTAAGTGAGTCTGAGGAAAGCCACTCTAAAGAATCACCAGTTTGTGGTGTAACCAGGTCACTGCATGCTTCAGGAATACAAGTGGATAAAACCTCAGTCTCTGCATGGAGTTCTTTCAATGTGAAAAAAGCTACCAGCCCACTAAAAGTGGAAATCAAAGACTTCAGAAAAG tttcatccTCAGTTAGAAAGGAAAGTACCCTACCAGAGTGA